A single genomic interval of Helianthus annuus cultivar XRQ/B chromosome 13, HanXRQr2.0-SUNRISE, whole genome shotgun sequence harbors:
- the LOC110899273 gene encoding TMV resistance protein N isoform X1, giving the protein MASSSSSSFHNISASVSQSLNYDVFLSFRGEDTRKTFVDHLYMALEQQGVHTYKDDETLARGESIGPALLKAIQESRVAVIVFSQNYADSSWCLDELVQIMECMDTRGQIVMPIFYHVDPSDLRKLKRKYGEAFDKHAGDNKLKVESWRQALEKAGKLSGWVINDFQNSHEAKCIKEIVGTISSRLSSLITNVNKDLIGIETRLQDLKSKLKMESGSVHIIGIWGVGGGGKTTLASAAYAEISHRFEAHCLLQNIREESNKHGLEKLQEKFLSLILKADVKVGSGIEGRSIIERRLRNKNVLVVLDDVDDLEQLEALAGSHAWFGKGSRIIITTRDEHLLTRHADTIYEVSLLSQDEAVELFNKHAYRKDKPIEDYEMLSKDVVSYASGLPLALKILGSFLYDKNKDEWKSALAKLKCIPNVKVTERLKISYDGLEPDHQKLFLDIAYFWRRLKMDEAMMVLDACNLHPRIGVKVLVQKSLIKVDSYGRFDMHDLVEEMAHYIVRGAHPNYPEKHSRIWKKKDIAYLCDMGADAVPMETEALVFRGFLFGSRSDAVGLFDAVGLSDVVANMKKLRWIHFINYPASSFPSNFQPRELGCLELIESEQKELWHGYKHLPNLKILDLNYSRNIIRTPDFDGLPCLERLILLGCESLEEIHPSIGYHKRLVFVDMTLCSILKRFPPIIHMKKLETLNLFYCKQLQRFPDIQSNMDSLVTLDLSDTGIGIIPPSVGRFCTNLVSLDLSDCHKLKRIEGNFHLLKSLKDLNLSGCRVGLQSFHQDGSGSLKLPQFPRFLRKLDLSNCNLGDGDIPSDICELLNLQLLDLSHNNFSRLPSGISRLPCLKYLDLTCCKSLVELSDLPSNIAILKAVDCGSLEIVRDLSDYKWLWKVSLWRKVNKRVLLSMLERNAAEDRFMSVEHSYVEPSGIFTKSITLQLPHNWYSEFSGFLLSLRSRGCNSDMFITIIKQETSMDHSEKFDKDCREPLYERVGYVPFSSLRHIPWFNPPYTQNISFQTHDGGLNVELVHSKSKIGDLNERPIDYSECWDEEYHKHTKTFEIIYDSKSSKIQISWRH; this is encoded by the exons ATggcatcttcatcatcatcatcttttcacaACATTTCTGCCTCTGTTTCTCAATCATTGAATTATGACGTATTTTTGAGTTTTAGAGGCGAAGACACCCGCAAGACCTTTGTGGATCATCTCTACATGGCTCTTGAACAACAAGGAGTACACACATACAAGGATGACGAAACACTTGCTCGGGGTGAGTCAATCGGTCCAGCCCTCTTGAAGGCTATCCAAGAATCACGGGTTGCGGTTATTGTATTTTCTCAAAACTATGCGGATTCATCTTGGTGCTTGGATGAGCTTGTACAAATTATGGAGTGCATGGACACAAGAGGGCAAATAGTGATGCCCATATTTTATCATGTAGATCCCTCTGATTTGAGAAAACTTAAGAGGAAATATGGAGAAGCATTTGACAAACATGCGGGGGATAATAAGCTCAAAGTTGAATCATGGAGACAAGCTCTGGAAAAGGCAGGCAAACTTTCTGGATGGGTCATCAATGACTTTCAAAACAG TCACGAAGCAAAATGCATCAAAGAAATTGTTGGTACAATTTCGAGTAGGTTGTCTTCACTGATTACAAACGTCAATAAAGACCTCATTGGAATAGAGACACGCTTACAAGATCTGAAGTCAAAGTTGAAAATGGAGTCAGGTAGTGTACACATTATTGGAATATGGGGAGTTGGGGGTGGTGGTAAGACTACTCTCGCATCTGCTGCTTATGCGGAAATCTCTCACCGATTTGAAGCTCACTGCCTTCTTCAAAATATCCGCGAGGAGTCAAACAAGCATGGTTTGGAAAAGCTACAAGAAAAATTTCTCTCACTTATTTTGAAAGCAGATGTGAAGGTAGGGAGTGGGATAGAAGGAAGAAGCATTATAGAAAGAAGGTTACGTAATAAAAACGTATTAGTTGTTCTTGACGATGTTGATGACCTTGAGCAACTAGAGGCTCTAGCCGGATCACATGCTTGGTTTGGTAAGGGGAGCAGGATAATAATTACAACGAGGGATGAGCATTTGCTAACCCGCCATGCAGACACGATATATGAAGTGAGTTTGTTATCACAAGACGAGGCTGTCGAGCTCTTCAACAAACATGCATATCGGAAAGATAAACCTATAGAAGATTACGAGATGCTTTCAAAAGATGTAGTTTCTTATGCTAGTGGGCTCCCATTAGCACTTAAAATTCTAGGTTCTTTTCTATATGACAAAAACAAGGATGAGTGGAAGAGTGCACTGGCCAAGTTAAAATGCATCCCAAATGTTAAAGTCACCGAAAGACTCAAAATAAGTTATGATGGACTTGAACCCGACCATCaaaaattattcttagatattgcTTATTTTTGGAGGAGACTAAAGATGGATGAGGCAATGATGGTGCTTGATGCTTGTAATTTACACCCTCGTATAGGGGTGAAGGTGTTGGTTCAAAAGTCTCTCATAAAAGTTGATTCATATGGAAGATTTGATATGCATGACTTGGTAGAAGAAATGGCTCACTACATTGTTAGAGGGGCACACCCTAATTATCCTGAAAAGCATAGCAGGATTTGGAAGAAGAAAGATATTGCATACCTCTGTGATATGGGGGCAGATGCAGTGCCAATG GAAACAGAAGCATTAGTTTTCCGTGGATTTTTATTTGGTTCAAGATCTGATGCCGTGGGTCTATTTGATGCTGTGGGTCTATCTGATGTTGTTGCAAACATGAAGAAACTTAGGTGGATTCATTTTATTAATTATCCGGCATCTTCATTCCCATCGAATTTTCAGCCAAGAGAGCTTGGTTGTCTAGAGTTGATCGAGAGCGAACAAAAAGAACTCTGGCATGGGTATAAG CATCTACCAAATTTGAAAATTCTTGATCTTAATTATTCAAGGAACATAATCAGGACACCAGATTTTGACGGCCTTCCATGTCTTGAAAGATTGATTTTATTGGGTTGTGAGAGTTTAGAAGAGATTCATCCATCAATTGGATATCACAAAAGGCTTGTTTTCGTGGACATGACACTTTGTTCAATACTTAAAAGGTTTCCACCTATCATACACATGAAAAAATTGGAGACTCTTAATCTCTTTTATTGCAAACAACTTCAACGGTTTCCAGATATCCAGTCAAACATGGATAGCTTGGTAACCCTTGATTTGAGTGATACTGGTATAGGAATAATCCCACCATCAGTTGGACGATTTTGTACCAACCTTGTTTCCTTAGATTTAAGTGATTGTCACAAACTAAAAAGGATAGAAGGGAACTTTCATCTCTTAAAAAGTTTGAAAGACCTGAATCTCAGTGGTTGTCGTGTTGGGTTACAATCTTTTCATCAAGACGGGTCGGGGAGCCTGAAGCTCCCTCAGTTTCCACGTTTTTTAAGGAAGCTGGATCTTAGCAATTGCAATTTGGGAGATGGAGACATCCCATCTGATATTTGTGAGTTATTAAACCTACAACTACTAGACCTAAGTCATAACAACTTTTCAAGATTACCTTCCGGCATCTCACGACTCCCGTGTCTCAAGTATCTCGATCTGACATGCTGCAAAAGCCTTGTAGAATTGTCAGACCTCCCATCAAACATAGCTATTCTCAAAGCAGTTGATTGTGGCTCACTTGAAATTGTAAGAGATTTATCAGATTATAAATGGTTGTGGAAAGTCTCACTTTGGAGGAAAGTGAACAAGAGGGTACTACTTTCTATGCTTGAG AGAAATGCAGCTGAAGATCGTTTTATGAGTGTCGAACATTCCTATGTTGAACCATCAGGCATTTTTACGAAATCTATCACATTGCAACTTCCACACAATTGGTACAGTGAATTTAGTGGATTTTTATTATCATTACGTAGTCGTGGTTGCAATTCGGATATGTTTATCACAATTATTAAGCAGGAGACGTCCATGGATCACTCTGAGAAGTTTGATAAAGATTGTAGGGAACCATTGTATGAAAGGGTGGGTTATGTACCCTTTAGTTCATTGAGGCACATCCCATGGTTCAATCCTCCATACACTCAAAATATTTCATTTCAGACTCATGACGGTGGTCTTAATGTGGAACTTGTTCATAGTAAAAGTAAAATAGGTGATTTAAACGAACGCCCAATCGATTACTCAGAATGTTGGGATGAAGAATATCATAAACATACAAAGACATTTGAGATAATATATGATTCAAAGTCCTCTAAAATTCAGATTTCATGGCGTCATTAA
- the LOC110899273 gene encoding TMV resistance protein N isoform X3, which produces MASSSSSSFHNISASVSQSLNYDVFLSFRGEDTRKTFVDHLYMALEQQGVHTYKDDETLARGESIGPALLKAIQESRVAVIVFSQNYADSSWCLDELVQIMECMDTRGQIVMPIFYHVDPSDLRKLKRKYGEAFDKHAGDNKLKVESWRQALEKAGKLSGWVINDFQNSHEAKCIKEIVGTISSRLSSLITNVNKDLIGIETRLQDLKSKLKMESGSVHIIGIWGVGGGGKTTLASAAYAEISHRFEAHCLLQNIREESNKHGLEKLQEKFLSLILKADVKVGSGIEGRSIIERRLRNKNVLVVLDDVDDLEQLEALAGSHAWFGKGSRIIITTRDEHLLTRHADTIYEVSLLSQDEAVELFNKHAYRKDKPIEDYEMLSKDVVSYASGLPLALKILGSFLYDKNKDEWKSALAKLKCIPNVKVTERLKISYDGLEPDHQKLFLDIAYFWRRLKMDEAMMVLDACNLHPRIGVKVLVQKSLIKVDSYGRFDMHDLVEEMAHYIVRGAHPNYPEKHSRIWKKKDIAYLCDMGADAVPMETEALVFRGFLFGSRSDAVGLFDAVGLSDVVANMKKLRWIHFINYPASSFPSNFQPRELGCLELIESEQKELWHGYKHLPNLKILDLNYSRNIIRTPDFDGLPCLERLILLGCESLEEIHPSIGYHKRLVFVDMTLCSILKRFPPIIHMKKLETLNLFYCKQLQRFPDIQSNMDSLVTLDLSDTGIGIIPPSVGRFCTNLVSLDLSDCHKLKRIEGNFHLLKSLKDLNLSGCRVGLQSFHQDGSGSLKLPQFPRFLRKLDLSNCNLGDGDIPSDICELLNLQLLDLSHNNFSRLPSGISRLPCLKYLDLTCCKSLVELSDLPSNIAILKAVDCGSLEIVRDLSDYKWLWKVSLWRKVNKRVLLSMLERNAAEDRFMSVEHSYVEPSGIFTKSITLQLPHNWRRPWITLRSLIKIVGNHCMKGWVMYPLVH; this is translated from the exons ATggcatcttcatcatcatcatcttttcacaACATTTCTGCCTCTGTTTCTCAATCATTGAATTATGACGTATTTTTGAGTTTTAGAGGCGAAGACACCCGCAAGACCTTTGTGGATCATCTCTACATGGCTCTTGAACAACAAGGAGTACACACATACAAGGATGACGAAACACTTGCTCGGGGTGAGTCAATCGGTCCAGCCCTCTTGAAGGCTATCCAAGAATCACGGGTTGCGGTTATTGTATTTTCTCAAAACTATGCGGATTCATCTTGGTGCTTGGATGAGCTTGTACAAATTATGGAGTGCATGGACACAAGAGGGCAAATAGTGATGCCCATATTTTATCATGTAGATCCCTCTGATTTGAGAAAACTTAAGAGGAAATATGGAGAAGCATTTGACAAACATGCGGGGGATAATAAGCTCAAAGTTGAATCATGGAGACAAGCTCTGGAAAAGGCAGGCAAACTTTCTGGATGGGTCATCAATGACTTTCAAAACAG TCACGAAGCAAAATGCATCAAAGAAATTGTTGGTACAATTTCGAGTAGGTTGTCTTCACTGATTACAAACGTCAATAAAGACCTCATTGGAATAGAGACACGCTTACAAGATCTGAAGTCAAAGTTGAAAATGGAGTCAGGTAGTGTACACATTATTGGAATATGGGGAGTTGGGGGTGGTGGTAAGACTACTCTCGCATCTGCTGCTTATGCGGAAATCTCTCACCGATTTGAAGCTCACTGCCTTCTTCAAAATATCCGCGAGGAGTCAAACAAGCATGGTTTGGAAAAGCTACAAGAAAAATTTCTCTCACTTATTTTGAAAGCAGATGTGAAGGTAGGGAGTGGGATAGAAGGAAGAAGCATTATAGAAAGAAGGTTACGTAATAAAAACGTATTAGTTGTTCTTGACGATGTTGATGACCTTGAGCAACTAGAGGCTCTAGCCGGATCACATGCTTGGTTTGGTAAGGGGAGCAGGATAATAATTACAACGAGGGATGAGCATTTGCTAACCCGCCATGCAGACACGATATATGAAGTGAGTTTGTTATCACAAGACGAGGCTGTCGAGCTCTTCAACAAACATGCATATCGGAAAGATAAACCTATAGAAGATTACGAGATGCTTTCAAAAGATGTAGTTTCTTATGCTAGTGGGCTCCCATTAGCACTTAAAATTCTAGGTTCTTTTCTATATGACAAAAACAAGGATGAGTGGAAGAGTGCACTGGCCAAGTTAAAATGCATCCCAAATGTTAAAGTCACCGAAAGACTCAAAATAAGTTATGATGGACTTGAACCCGACCATCaaaaattattcttagatattgcTTATTTTTGGAGGAGACTAAAGATGGATGAGGCAATGATGGTGCTTGATGCTTGTAATTTACACCCTCGTATAGGGGTGAAGGTGTTGGTTCAAAAGTCTCTCATAAAAGTTGATTCATATGGAAGATTTGATATGCATGACTTGGTAGAAGAAATGGCTCACTACATTGTTAGAGGGGCACACCCTAATTATCCTGAAAAGCATAGCAGGATTTGGAAGAAGAAAGATATTGCATACCTCTGTGATATGGGGGCAGATGCAGTGCCAATG GAAACAGAAGCATTAGTTTTCCGTGGATTTTTATTTGGTTCAAGATCTGATGCCGTGGGTCTATTTGATGCTGTGGGTCTATCTGATGTTGTTGCAAACATGAAGAAACTTAGGTGGATTCATTTTATTAATTATCCGGCATCTTCATTCCCATCGAATTTTCAGCCAAGAGAGCTTGGTTGTCTAGAGTTGATCGAGAGCGAACAAAAAGAACTCTGGCATGGGTATAAG CATCTACCAAATTTGAAAATTCTTGATCTTAATTATTCAAGGAACATAATCAGGACACCAGATTTTGACGGCCTTCCATGTCTTGAAAGATTGATTTTATTGGGTTGTGAGAGTTTAGAAGAGATTCATCCATCAATTGGATATCACAAAAGGCTTGTTTTCGTGGACATGACACTTTGTTCAATACTTAAAAGGTTTCCACCTATCATACACATGAAAAAATTGGAGACTCTTAATCTCTTTTATTGCAAACAACTTCAACGGTTTCCAGATATCCAGTCAAACATGGATAGCTTGGTAACCCTTGATTTGAGTGATACTGGTATAGGAATAATCCCACCATCAGTTGGACGATTTTGTACCAACCTTGTTTCCTTAGATTTAAGTGATTGTCACAAACTAAAAAGGATAGAAGGGAACTTTCATCTCTTAAAAAGTTTGAAAGACCTGAATCTCAGTGGTTGTCGTGTTGGGTTACAATCTTTTCATCAAGACGGGTCGGGGAGCCTGAAGCTCCCTCAGTTTCCACGTTTTTTAAGGAAGCTGGATCTTAGCAATTGCAATTTGGGAGATGGAGACATCCCATCTGATATTTGTGAGTTATTAAACCTACAACTACTAGACCTAAGTCATAACAACTTTTCAAGATTACCTTCCGGCATCTCACGACTCCCGTGTCTCAAGTATCTCGATCTGACATGCTGCAAAAGCCTTGTAGAATTGTCAGACCTCCCATCAAACATAGCTATTCTCAAAGCAGTTGATTGTGGCTCACTTGAAATTGTAAGAGATTTATCAGATTATAAATGGTTGTGGAAAGTCTCACTTTGGAGGAAAGTGAACAAGAGGGTACTACTTTCTATGCTTGAG AGAAATGCAGCTGAAGATCGTTTTATGAGTGTCGAACATTCCTATGTTGAACCATCAGGCATTTTTACGAAATCTATCACATTGCAACTTCCACACAATTG GAGACGTCCATGGATCACTCTGAGAAGTTTGATAAAGATTGTAGGGAACCATTGTATGAAAGGGTGGGTTATGTACCCTTTAGTTCATTGA
- the LOC110899273 gene encoding TMV resistance protein N isoform X2 — MALEQQGVHTYKDDETLARGESIGPALLKAIQESRVAVIVFSQNYADSSWCLDELVQIMECMDTRGQIVMPIFYHVDPSDLRKLKRKYGEAFDKHAGDNKLKVESWRQALEKAGKLSGWVINDFQNSHEAKCIKEIVGTISSRLSSLITNVNKDLIGIETRLQDLKSKLKMESGSVHIIGIWGVGGGGKTTLASAAYAEISHRFEAHCLLQNIREESNKHGLEKLQEKFLSLILKADVKVGSGIEGRSIIERRLRNKNVLVVLDDVDDLEQLEALAGSHAWFGKGSRIIITTRDEHLLTRHADTIYEVSLLSQDEAVELFNKHAYRKDKPIEDYEMLSKDVVSYASGLPLALKILGSFLYDKNKDEWKSALAKLKCIPNVKVTERLKISYDGLEPDHQKLFLDIAYFWRRLKMDEAMMVLDACNLHPRIGVKVLVQKSLIKVDSYGRFDMHDLVEEMAHYIVRGAHPNYPEKHSRIWKKKDIAYLCDMGADAVPMETEALVFRGFLFGSRSDAVGLFDAVGLSDVVANMKKLRWIHFINYPASSFPSNFQPRELGCLELIESEQKELWHGYKHLPNLKILDLNYSRNIIRTPDFDGLPCLERLILLGCESLEEIHPSIGYHKRLVFVDMTLCSILKRFPPIIHMKKLETLNLFYCKQLQRFPDIQSNMDSLVTLDLSDTGIGIIPPSVGRFCTNLVSLDLSDCHKLKRIEGNFHLLKSLKDLNLSGCRVGLQSFHQDGSGSLKLPQFPRFLRKLDLSNCNLGDGDIPSDICELLNLQLLDLSHNNFSRLPSGISRLPCLKYLDLTCCKSLVELSDLPSNIAILKAVDCGSLEIVRDLSDYKWLWKVSLWRKVNKRVLLSMLERNAAEDRFMSVEHSYVEPSGIFTKSITLQLPHNWYSEFSGFLLSLRSRGCNSDMFITIIKQETSMDHSEKFDKDCREPLYERVGYVPFSSLRHIPWFNPPYTQNISFQTHDGGLNVELVHSKSKIGDLNERPIDYSECWDEEYHKHTKTFEIIYDSKSSKIQISWRH; from the exons ATGGCTCTTGAACAACAAGGAGTACACACATACAAGGATGACGAAACACTTGCTCGGGGTGAGTCAATCGGTCCAGCCCTCTTGAAGGCTATCCAAGAATCACGGGTTGCGGTTATTGTATTTTCTCAAAACTATGCGGATTCATCTTGGTGCTTGGATGAGCTTGTACAAATTATGGAGTGCATGGACACAAGAGGGCAAATAGTGATGCCCATATTTTATCATGTAGATCCCTCTGATTTGAGAAAACTTAAGAGGAAATATGGAGAAGCATTTGACAAACATGCGGGGGATAATAAGCTCAAAGTTGAATCATGGAGACAAGCTCTGGAAAAGGCAGGCAAACTTTCTGGATGGGTCATCAATGACTTTCAAAACAG TCACGAAGCAAAATGCATCAAAGAAATTGTTGGTACAATTTCGAGTAGGTTGTCTTCACTGATTACAAACGTCAATAAAGACCTCATTGGAATAGAGACACGCTTACAAGATCTGAAGTCAAAGTTGAAAATGGAGTCAGGTAGTGTACACATTATTGGAATATGGGGAGTTGGGGGTGGTGGTAAGACTACTCTCGCATCTGCTGCTTATGCGGAAATCTCTCACCGATTTGAAGCTCACTGCCTTCTTCAAAATATCCGCGAGGAGTCAAACAAGCATGGTTTGGAAAAGCTACAAGAAAAATTTCTCTCACTTATTTTGAAAGCAGATGTGAAGGTAGGGAGTGGGATAGAAGGAAGAAGCATTATAGAAAGAAGGTTACGTAATAAAAACGTATTAGTTGTTCTTGACGATGTTGATGACCTTGAGCAACTAGAGGCTCTAGCCGGATCACATGCTTGGTTTGGTAAGGGGAGCAGGATAATAATTACAACGAGGGATGAGCATTTGCTAACCCGCCATGCAGACACGATATATGAAGTGAGTTTGTTATCACAAGACGAGGCTGTCGAGCTCTTCAACAAACATGCATATCGGAAAGATAAACCTATAGAAGATTACGAGATGCTTTCAAAAGATGTAGTTTCTTATGCTAGTGGGCTCCCATTAGCACTTAAAATTCTAGGTTCTTTTCTATATGACAAAAACAAGGATGAGTGGAAGAGTGCACTGGCCAAGTTAAAATGCATCCCAAATGTTAAAGTCACCGAAAGACTCAAAATAAGTTATGATGGACTTGAACCCGACCATCaaaaattattcttagatattgcTTATTTTTGGAGGAGACTAAAGATGGATGAGGCAATGATGGTGCTTGATGCTTGTAATTTACACCCTCGTATAGGGGTGAAGGTGTTGGTTCAAAAGTCTCTCATAAAAGTTGATTCATATGGAAGATTTGATATGCATGACTTGGTAGAAGAAATGGCTCACTACATTGTTAGAGGGGCACACCCTAATTATCCTGAAAAGCATAGCAGGATTTGGAAGAAGAAAGATATTGCATACCTCTGTGATATGGGGGCAGATGCAGTGCCAATG GAAACAGAAGCATTAGTTTTCCGTGGATTTTTATTTGGTTCAAGATCTGATGCCGTGGGTCTATTTGATGCTGTGGGTCTATCTGATGTTGTTGCAAACATGAAGAAACTTAGGTGGATTCATTTTATTAATTATCCGGCATCTTCATTCCCATCGAATTTTCAGCCAAGAGAGCTTGGTTGTCTAGAGTTGATCGAGAGCGAACAAAAAGAACTCTGGCATGGGTATAAG CATCTACCAAATTTGAAAATTCTTGATCTTAATTATTCAAGGAACATAATCAGGACACCAGATTTTGACGGCCTTCCATGTCTTGAAAGATTGATTTTATTGGGTTGTGAGAGTTTAGAAGAGATTCATCCATCAATTGGATATCACAAAAGGCTTGTTTTCGTGGACATGACACTTTGTTCAATACTTAAAAGGTTTCCACCTATCATACACATGAAAAAATTGGAGACTCTTAATCTCTTTTATTGCAAACAACTTCAACGGTTTCCAGATATCCAGTCAAACATGGATAGCTTGGTAACCCTTGATTTGAGTGATACTGGTATAGGAATAATCCCACCATCAGTTGGACGATTTTGTACCAACCTTGTTTCCTTAGATTTAAGTGATTGTCACAAACTAAAAAGGATAGAAGGGAACTTTCATCTCTTAAAAAGTTTGAAAGACCTGAATCTCAGTGGTTGTCGTGTTGGGTTACAATCTTTTCATCAAGACGGGTCGGGGAGCCTGAAGCTCCCTCAGTTTCCACGTTTTTTAAGGAAGCTGGATCTTAGCAATTGCAATTTGGGAGATGGAGACATCCCATCTGATATTTGTGAGTTATTAAACCTACAACTACTAGACCTAAGTCATAACAACTTTTCAAGATTACCTTCCGGCATCTCACGACTCCCGTGTCTCAAGTATCTCGATCTGACATGCTGCAAAAGCCTTGTAGAATTGTCAGACCTCCCATCAAACATAGCTATTCTCAAAGCAGTTGATTGTGGCTCACTTGAAATTGTAAGAGATTTATCAGATTATAAATGGTTGTGGAAAGTCTCACTTTGGAGGAAAGTGAACAAGAGGGTACTACTTTCTATGCTTGAG AGAAATGCAGCTGAAGATCGTTTTATGAGTGTCGAACATTCCTATGTTGAACCATCAGGCATTTTTACGAAATCTATCACATTGCAACTTCCACACAATTGGTACAGTGAATTTAGTGGATTTTTATTATCATTACGTAGTCGTGGTTGCAATTCGGATATGTTTATCACAATTATTAAGCAGGAGACGTCCATGGATCACTCTGAGAAGTTTGATAAAGATTGTAGGGAACCATTGTATGAAAGGGTGGGTTATGTACCCTTTAGTTCATTGAGGCACATCCCATGGTTCAATCCTCCATACACTCAAAATATTTCATTTCAGACTCATGACGGTGGTCTTAATGTGGAACTTGTTCATAGTAAAAGTAAAATAGGTGATTTAAACGAACGCCCAATCGATTACTCAGAATGTTGGGATGAAGAATATCATAAACATACAAAGACATTTGAGATAATATATGATTCAAAGTCCTCTAAAATTCAGATTTCATGGCGTCATTAA